One stretch of Diabrotica undecimpunctata isolate CICGRU chromosome 5, icDiaUnde3, whole genome shotgun sequence DNA includes these proteins:
- the RabGGTb gene encoding geranylgeranyl transferase type-2 subunit beta gives MATLIKDVTLQENIPTHILLDKHIDFIKEYGQKESTYEYGMTDYLRISGMYWALGALELMNATPAQSIEEITEYIKNCQDPESGGISACLNHDPHILHTLSAVQILCIYNKLEAINVEGVVKYIASLQLPDGSFTGDKWGEVDTRFSFCAVATLSLLNKMDAIDVNKAIDFVIQCKNFDGGFGSRPLSESHAGLMYCCVGFLSITNRLDAIDRDTLAWWLCERQLPSGGLNGRPEKLPDVCYSWWVLSSLTMLGRLHWIDANALKNFILACQDTETGGFADRPGDIADPFHTIFGLAALSLLGHDSVKKINPTYCMPQEVIDRLQLKPQRLEQ, from the exons ATGGCAACTTTAATAAAAGATGTAACACTCCAGGAAAACATTCCAACACATATACTTCTTGACAAGCACATagattttattaaagaatatgGACAAAAAGAAAGTACATATGAATACGGTATGACAGATTATTTGAGAATATCGGGCATGTATTGGGCTCTTGGGGCTCTAGAGCTTATGAACGCCACTCCAGCTCAAAGTATAGAAGAG ATCACAGAATACATAAAGAATTGCCAAGATCCAGAAAGTGGTGGAATTAGTGCCTGCTTAAACCATGATCCCCATATTTTACATACACTTAGTGCTGTTCAAATTCTCTGCATCTATAATAAATTAGAGGCAATAAATGTAGAGGGTGTTGTTAAATATATTGCAAGCCTTCAGTTACCTGATGGTAGTTTTACAGGAGATAAGTGGGGTGAAGTTGACACTAGGTTCTCATTTTGTGCAGTTGCAACATTATCATTGCTTAATAAAATGGATGCAATTGATGTAAATAAAGCCATAGACTTTGTTATACAATGTAAAAACTTTGATGGTGGTTTCGGATCTAGGCCACTTTCAGAAAGTCATGCAGGGTTAATGTATTGCTGTGTTGGCTTTTTATCTATTACAAATAG gttAGATGCCATTGATAGAGATACCCTTGCTTGGTGGTTGTGTGAAAGACAATTACCATCAGGTGGTTTAAATGGCAGGCCAGAAAAATTACCTGATGTATGTTACTCATGGTGGGTATTATCATCATTAACCATGTTAGGCAGGCTCCATTGGATTGATGCCAATGCTCTGAAAAACTTTATTTTGGCTTGTCAAGATACAGAGACAGGAGGATTTGCAGATAGGCCTGGTGATATTGCTGATCCTTTTCATACTATATTTGGGTTAGCAGCCTTGTCCCTTTTGGGACATGATTCTGTAAAGAAGATTAATCCTACTTACTGCATGCCACAAGAAGTCATTGATAGGTTACAATTAAAACCTCAGAGGTTagagcaataa